The Suricata suricatta isolate VVHF042 chromosome 16, meerkat_22Aug2017_6uvM2_HiC, whole genome shotgun sequence genome contains the following window.
GTCCGCACTGGCGGCCAGGATCACAGGGGCCAGCGGGCAGACGGAGCGCCTTCCTGGGGTGTTCACCGCCGGCCGGCCCGGTGCTCCCGGGCGCCGCGGGGCGAGGTGCGGCCCCCACCGGGGCCGCCTGGGCTTGCNNNNNNNNNNNNNNNNNNNNNNNNNNNNNNNNNNNNNNNNNNNNNNNNNNNNNNNNNNNNNNNNNNNNNNNNNNNNNNNNNNNNNNNNNNNNNNNNNNNNTCGGGCGGGGGCGCGGGGCTCCCTGCGCAGCGCCGTCCCCGTCCGCTTCAGCCCAGCCTCCTGCCCGCCAGTCCCGGGCGACCCGACCACCCCGTCGGAGCACCGGGCGACCTGCAGCCCTGCTGTCCCGGGGCCCCTGGGGTCTGCGGACGGCTGCCGCGGACCTATCCGGGTCCTCGGAGGGCAGCGGGCGACCTCTGCGCCAGTCGCCTTCGATCCCGTCCCCTGGAGACTCGGGTGGGCATGTGTAAATAAATGTCTTGTGGCTTTTGTTGCCAATTCCTTTCCGGACCCGCTGTCTGCTTGTCTTGACTGCAGAGGACAGGACTTCCCTAAAGTTAGGCGAGGGGCTTGTGGGGACTCCtgtgctgttttcttttgttttggcgGAGAACTTGGATCCTATTTATCATTGAGCAGCCGGGCGGGCAGCCAGGTGGCCCTGGGGGTCCGGGGTTTCCGGCCGCACCGGGGCCTGCAGCGGGCTCCTGCAGGGTGTTTCAGCAACAGAAACCTGAGGATGTGGCTCCCCTCGCAACTGAGAGCTGCACTCAAGTCTCCTCGGAGCTGCCAGCCTTGTTGGAAGGGAGCCGAGAGCAGTGTCTGCTCTGCGACTCTCTCCTGGCTGAATAAAACAGCTCTTGAGTGTAATGAGCAGGCTGGGAAGAGGGGTCAGGAGGGCTGGGTAGGCAGCAGGCGGGGCTCCGAAGGAGGTGGGGCTTTCACTCCAAGGGTCTGGGCCGGTGCACCCAGTCGAGTAGTCTCCCCTAGAGCATTTTGCAAACCAGGCTAGCGGACTTGGGAGGCTCCTGATGCAAAGATGGAACTGCTGGTACGCGTGTGCCTGCCAGCCCCCGGGGCGCGGCAGCACCCAGGATGGCCTCCTCAGGCAGCACGGGCGCCTGCCCGCACCAGGAGAGCACTCCAGCTTGTGGAGAGGGGCTCGGGGCCTCTCTTTCTCAGGCCACTTGTGACATTTTGTCAGAGCAGTCTCTGAACAGGACACCGTTCTTGTAAGCGCCAGTGGGTGTTTTGAGGTGTGTTCTGCACTTGTTTGGTCCCTCATTGGGAGAACCGTGAGGCTTGTCCTGGGACCAGCGTTTAGAAAGCCCCTCCTGGTCTTCGGATTTTGTCCCCTTGGCATCAGCATTTACGCAGCCCTGGGCCACAGCATTCCAGTCTTCTGGAGAACAATCTGTGTCCTCTCTCCATTTTCTAAATAAcccttttcttaaaatgtggtcTTTAGACAACACTGTACAGAATTGTTGGGAAAGCGCCACCTCCCGtaaacccctcccccaccagggtTTTCCTGGCACAGTCTGCTCTCTCCCAGGTCTCGGGCGGCCCCAGAGCCTCTTCTGTAACTTCTTCCGTAAAAGacttcctccccagctctccctgcTGGCTTATTGTCTGGGCTGTTCTGTCTTGGTCTCTGACTTTTCCTCAGCGTCTTGTCTGGTATCGTGAAGGCACAGGTGACATAAAGGCTCCCCCTTGGCCCTAAAAACTGTGCTGGTCTGATTATGCCGTCCGCACAGTGACCGAACCAGCTTCTAGTGGGGAGAGGAGCCGTGTGCGGGCAGCACGGGACGAAGAGGAGACGTCATGGGGGGCGGTCGGTCACGAGGCCCGTGGCGAGGCCTGCGGAAGAGCTCCCGAGAatgccccaggagccccagagggaGCTGGTGGTTCCTCCGGGCCCGGGGACATCCTCGGGCCTAAGTCACCCCTGGAACCAGAAGCCACTTGGCTGTTATCCTCTGAGGCCGTCGCCGGACAGCCTGGGCCCGCCGGGCAGGCTCAGCCCTCGCTCCCTCTGGCCTCCGGTCCTGCCGCCTCAGCGTCCTCACAGgctgtcagaaaaataaaaacgcTGACTCTCTAGGGTCAACACAGGGAGTGACAGACACTGAGTGCCCCGTGCACCACGGCCTCGGGGCAGCTGCTGTCGTTCTGCTCTGCTATTAGAGACCTCGTTCCCAAGTGTCACGGCAAAGCCAGAGTTGGTGCTCAGGCGGTCAggccccccctgccccagcctgggctctTGCAGCAGTGACCCTAGAGGTCCTGGGGACCACTGAGCCTTTacatcccccacccccggcacccAGACCaacaagcaggctctgggcagagTCCCAGAGGCCCCAGGAGTCCCCGTCACCCCCTGCCTGGTGGCTGCGAGCACAGGCAGGCTTACCTGGATTTGCATGTGGGAACCAGGACGTGAGCCATCGACACCATCCGAAGAGGCTGCGGAAGTTGGGCTCTGCCACTCAGGACAGCTCCGGGTGCCTGTGGGCCCGGCCCGATTGCCTTCTTGGGCCCCCGAGTCTGGGGTGGGAGAGCAGACCCCCCCAGCTGGCTCTGTCCACTGAGAAGCCCCTCGGGCACGTGCGGGCAGAACCTCCTTGGAAGAAGTGGGCACCGCCTGGCACCCCTCCGCAGTCAGTGTGGAGACCCGGCTGCCGGCTGGTCGTGCCTCCGGCCCTGTGGCACCAGGCGGGCATGGTGGGGTTCTGGCGGGGGCCACGCGGGCCTTCTCACGCCCCCGAGCTTCCCTGCCTCCTGCTGCTGGCAGAGTGGTGCCTTCACCTCAGCCAGCCTCTCTTGTCAGAGACGGCACCCAGGGCCCTGCCTTCCGCTGCCGCCGTGGCGATGGCGCGCCCCGGGTGCTCCTGTGGCCTTGCCTCCTGCGTGCGGCTCTCACAGCTGTGCCAGGCACGACCTCTGAGTGTACACGTCAGTGAGTGTCGGGCAGTCCGCCCGTCAACCTTCCGTCACTGCTGTCTCCCCAGGAGGAAACTTCCTCCCCATGAGCCACCAGacccccccggcccccgccccagAAACCACCAGTCTGCATTCTGTCCACGGTGGGTCTGCTCTGGACTTTTCACGCAAACGGAATCACACAACACGCGTCCCGAGCATGGTGTTGCTGTGGCTCACCCCCCTGGCGGCATCCGCCATCTTTCACCTTCGCATGTCCGTGTGTCCATCGCCCACGGACCATGTTGCCCCCACTGGGACAGGAGCAGGGCTCTCCTCCAGTGACCTGGCCAAGTGAGTGGCCTCCCTTGGCCATTAGGCTGGGCACATCCCCGGGGTGGCCAGAGACCGGTTCTGGGTGGGCGGGCACCTCTGTTACGGGCCTGCCATGGGTGCCCGCACCGGCTGAGGTAAGGGACAGGTGGACCAGCGTCCCGGCGCTCTGGGGAAAGGGCTGCTGGGAATTTCCTTGGCCTTGGGCCAGCCTGGGCCTTCTCACGTGCAGTGTGGGTGCAAACGCTGACAAGCCTGGGCAGGGGCTGCACCAGATGCCCGCGGTTGGGAGGGCACCCAGCGCTGGGCAGCAGGAGGGACTCTGGATCGCGCTTGGCTGCCTATTCCCGGGAAGGAGGTGGGAGAATGCTGCCTGCTTCGCCTCGCGGAGTGGAGTTGGGGGGGAGCCCTCACGCCCGGCGCCCCCCAGTCCCACCTGCGCCGTCACACAGGGGAGAGGTCAGCTGGCCTCGCCCGATGCCCTGCAGCCTCCGAAGGGGCCGTGCCCCTCGCGGGTGTGGGCCTGGCCTGACCCAGGGGCCGCGTCCGCATCTGCGGTTCCCACGGCGCTTCCTGCgatccagccccccccccacccgggtGTCTTCTAGCCCGGAGGCCCCACTGACTGCCTTTCCTCCTGCCTGAGTGAcaggcggcgggggggggggggtgcatatCTGTGTCCCCTGGCTGTCCTCCTGATGCGGCATCTCCAGGACAGTGCCAAGAGCCCAAGGCTGCAAAGAGCCTCGGGTGCCTGAGTGCGTGCCTGGGGCCTGAGCCGCCTCTGTCACCGTGCCTCCGCTCAGGCTCCGTCCACGGCCAGTGATAGCCCCGCTGCACAGCTTTGGCCCTGCCGAGTCCAGAGAGTCTCGGGCCTGTGGGGCCCTGTGGTTTCCTCTCCCAGCACTGTTTGTGGTCTTGCTCTTGAGAGCGTGTGGGTGGGACGTCCCTGGAGCACCTGAGGCACTGTCACCACATGGCCGGGCCCGGTCTCCCCCCGCGGCTGCGGCACTGGCTGGGCACAGAGCACCAGCCGACGCTTCACCGGCATCCTGGACACGGCAGCCCTGGAAACCCGCAGCGGGAGGGGACTGGGCTCGTCTTTTAGCCAGAGAGCAGCTGTCCCATCAGTAGGATTTAGGAGCAGAAATGACCGTCTCCAGAAACGCGCCGCCGACGGGGAAGGACCGGGCCTGTGAGGTGCAGGCCCGCAGCAGCGCTCCAGCCCGTGCCCCCTGCCGCTGCAGGTTCTGCGGGGAGTGCCTCCAGCCGTGCCTGCAGGTGCCATCGCCCCTGTGCCCGCTGTGCCGCCTGCCTTTCGACCCCAAGAAGGTGGACAAGGCCACCCATGTGGAGAAGCAGCTCTCCTCCTACAAGGCGCCCTGCAGGGGCTGCAACAAGAAGGTATGCCCCCATAGGATCTTCCTGGGGGGAGGAGCTTGTACCCCCCCGAAAGGGCCTTCCCCGGGAGGGGGGGCAGCACCGCCGTTGGGCAGAGGAACTGGGCTgggctgccccgccccgcccccacagcaCCACTTACCTCCCAGTGGCCTGGCCACACCCCCCACATCTGCCCCGCAGCTGGGCCAAGCTCAGGGTCTTGTGTTGTCATCGGGTAGCCATTGTCCTGTGGCTGATTTGAGTCCTGCCGACCGTGGGCCCCAGGCCGAATGGAAGGGAGCATCTCCAGTGCTGAACGCCCCCGCCCTGGGTGCCTTTGTCACCTACCTGGCCTGCCCAGAGCCCCTCATGGTGGCCCAGCCCCAAGAACGGACTCTGACTTTGCACGATGACTTTTGTCTCAGCTTGACAGCTCATACTAACTTCTCAcagcagagagcagcccctggTTGCTTTGTCCTGAAGGTCAGGGCCTGGACGCGCAGGGCCCCCCGGGCTCTGCAGTGAGGCTCCATGGCCTCCTTCCCTGGCAGGTTGCCCTTTTCCCCGAAAGGGAGCAGGCAGGGCCCTGTCCTTCACCACCACTTTCTCTGATGTGTCTACACACACAGGCCACAGTGGCGGCCCGAGCCAAGCTGGGAGCCAGGCTGCCCTTGGGAGGCCCTTctcctgtgaccctgggcagcGGGGTGGGATGGTGGCCCAGGGACGGGTGCTCACACCCTCCTCGGTCCTGTGAGCGAGCTATTTGTGAAACGTTTGCTCCCAGGCTTATGGCGTTGCTGATGTGTCACGATTGGTGGCTTTACCAATCCTGTGCTTATTCCTTTACTTGGGTCATTCACTGGAGCTGTACCGaggcccccacacccacccctgctccccgccCTTGGCCAGAGCATGTGGCCTGGGCCTGGCTGAGGAGAAGGCAGGGCTGTGGTCGGCTTTGGTGCAGTCTGGTAAGGAGCTGGGTTACACGCTTGTCTATTAAAGAATGCTGTCCATCAGTTTCTGTTGTGAGGGCTATTTTCCCAAACAAATGCTCTTCCGGCTTCCTCAGGGaccgcccctgcccctctgcagcCCCCAAGGGACCCCAGCTGAGGTGTGTTCCTGACAAGTGGCTGGTGGCCCAGTGCCTGTGTGGCTGTGGCTTGACGCTGTGCGCACCCGCCGGTGGGTGTCCTACATCCGTGTCTCTTCTCCAGCAGGGACCCCAGGCCCCCCAACGAGGCCTCTCACTGCTGACACAGCGCGCTGGGCCGTGAGCGGCAGAGGCGGGGCTGTCCCCCCGCCTCTGGAGGCTGACACTggccctccctcttctctgcccctcttcccaggtGACGCTGGCCAAGATGAGGGTGCACGTTTCCTCCTGCATGAAGGTCCAGGAGCAAATGGCCAACTGCCCCAAGTTCGTCCCTGTGGTGCCCACGTCCCAGCCCATCCCCAGGTCAGCAGCCCACGACGGGCACTTATGGGGGCAGCTCCTGGCCCGTTGCTGTCCCTTGAGGAGGTGGAGGCCCACGCAGGCtcacacagcccctcccccaggggagTGCTGTCCCCAGAAAGGCCGGGCTGGAAAGATGCCCTCCCAGGGGCAGAGCCAcactggaggaagggaggggccaaGAGTCTTGGGGGGGACAGGGCCCAGGAGGGCGGCCAGAGTGGCCCCCGCTCACCTCCCACCGCCACCCCAGCGCCGTCCCCAACAGGTCCACCTTCACTTGCCCCTACTGTGGCGCCCGAAATCTGGACCAGCAGGAGCTGCTGAGGCACTGTGTGGACAACCATCGCAGTGACCCCAACCGCGTGGTGAGTGGCCCGCCCAGGACCTGCGGCGGGGGTGCCCCCCGCCCGAGCGTGGCTTCAGCAGGGCCCTCTGTTCCAGGTCTGCCCCATCTGCTCGGCCATGCCCTGGGGGGACCCCAGCTACAAGAGCGCCAACTTTCTGCAGCACCTGCTGCACAGGCACAAATTCTCCTACGACACCTTTGTGGTAGGTGCCCCGCCTCGCCCTGTCCCTGCCCGAGGCTCCAGGCCTCAGCagctgggagggaggtggggatggtTTCTTGGGGGGCCACCTAGTGCCACCCCTGAAGGGCCTGGGGGCTCGAGCTGCACAGAGCAGTCCCGCCAGGGACcccttttgttttgcttggtcACCCCTGCCCCGGACCAGTAGCCCTCtcctcaggctctgccctgtggcCTGCAGACACCATGCCAGTGGGAGGTGACAGGCTTCCCTCCCGGTGCGGGGAGAAGAGCTGCAGGGGCCCTGCCCCCCCTACCTGTGGCGGGTCAGAACCCTTGTCTCCCCCCCACACCTGTGGCGGGTCAGAACCCTTGTCTCCCCCCCACACCTGTGGCGGGTCAGAACccttgtcttcctccctcccccacggGCAGCCTGCAGACCCTCTGGCATCAGGACCTCTGGGACTACTTGCTGTCAGCCCTGTCGCCCCGTCCTAATTGCCAGGGGCGCAGAGAGGCCTGGCTCCCCTCCCTGCTCGGTGCAGAGCCCTGGGActgtgggctgggctggaggaCTGAGCTCCTCCCACAGGCCCGCTCCCACCCGGTGTCTGCGGTGCCCTTGTGAAGCCAGGTGTGGCTCCCAGGCCGGGCAGCCTGACGCCCCTCGGGGCTGTCCTGCAGCGCCTCCCTGACACTGGACGGGGCTGTCCTGCCTGGGGGCCCCGAAAGGCCACCGGTGCAGCCCCGCCTTCGCCTCCTGTCTCGCAGGACTACAGCATCGACGAGGAAGCTGCCTTCCAGGCTGCCCTGGCCCTATCCCTCTCCGAGAACTGAAGGCGCAGCCTAGCCGCTGGACCTGCACCCTCCCAGCGCAGGGCACAGGGCCGTGCGGGCTCCGTGAGGCCCAGCACCTGCGTGGGAGCGCACCTTTGGGACCAAGCGGGGCGTCTGTGGCCACGGGGGGGCAGCCCCGAGCCCACCGGCTGCGTCCTCACCGGTGGCTGGATCTTCGGTGCTTCAGGCAGAGCAGGCCCCGGTAGGGGGCCGGCGCGACGGGCCTGGGGGCAGCCAGCTGTCTGTCTCAAAGCCatgagtccccccccccccccccccccccccccccccccccccccccccccccccccccccccatccgcACAGAGACCCAGTCTGCCTAGCTGTGTCCCGCAGGCCTGGCCGCCACACGGCAAGCGCGGGAGGGGCCCTGGCGGCGTCTGGCGACACTTGCACTCGGCGCGCTCGGTACTGGCCTTTGTGATAGCTAGGAATTCCGGCACTTTTCTGTATCATCCGGTGTGATAACCTTTTCACGTTTTGTAGAGCCAAGACAGAGCAGTTACTCTTCATATTGCAATACCCGTGTCTGACTAGGAACAATAGTATTTTTATGGAACAtttgcaaaattatattttttaaaaaaaagctatcaaaaataaactgtgggatcagtgcaggggagggaaagaggcgGGCAGACGCCGGAGCACGGCCACGGGGCTTGGCTGGGGTGCCTGCAGGACCCTGGTGGCCAGGGTCCCTTTCACAGTCGCCGGGAAGGAGCCCCTGGCGCCCCCCGGCCGCGCACAGTGCAGGCCCCCTCCTGCCAGGGCCCTGGCCTTGGCCCCACTGCCACCCTCCCAAGCGGACCACGCACCGTGCCCGGTAGGCCACCCCTGGGGGTGACGGGCGGGGTTGGAAGCCGCCGTCGTACTCTGTCGGCTCACGGCATAAGTTACTGCTCCTTGAAAAAAACGTAAATAAAACGTTTCAAAGCATCTGGAGCAACCTTGATCGGGGGGTTCACCTGGGAGCGTTAGAGGTGGGGCGGGGCCGGTGGGCACCTGCGGGGGCTGCGGGGGCTGCGGGTCCCCTCACAGCTGCGCTCGGGGCACCTGCTccagcctcccccccaccccaggacctcCCCCGGctccctcagccccaggcccTCGCTCAGCAACGTGTTTCCGCCCGTCCTGACCCACGTCTGGTTCCGGTGACAAATCCAGGCAGAGGTTTGCTCGGCGCCCGTGGCGCTCACCTCCTTCCCTGCTGTGAGATGCGGTCCCCGGGGCCGGCCGGTCTCACCGAGGCTCGCCCTGGGCCCCAGACGAGACCACGCGGCCTTGGCGCAGTCTCTGGGAGGCCCCGCGGGGAACCCGGGCCCTAGAGCAGCGCCCACTCTCCGCACGCCTGCTGCTCGGTGGCTTCCCTGGGCATCCTGCCTCGTGCCCCAGCACGTGCCCTGGGCCCCAGAGCCTCACTCGGTGGCTGGGGGCAGAAGGAGCCATTTCAACCTGAAATGTCAGGGTCTCCGGTgctcggttggtagagcatgtgactcttgatctcacagttgtgagttcgagccccatgttgggtgtagggatgatttaaaatctttaaacatgAAATGTCCACCCAGAGATGGTATTCAGGGCCACCATTTGTGCCCTGGGCTCCGGCTGTCCTCCACGTCACGGAAGCCACAGTGTCCTGGCAGCTGGTGGTCAGTGTGCGGCCACACCCCTGGTGgccacacccctgcctccccccatgCTGGCTGTTACCAAGCTGCCTCCCTAGGCAGGACTGTGTTCTGGGCTTTTCTAAAAAGGTGGGTCCCCCGAGCTGGAAGCCATGGCAGGGCCAGGCAAACAAGTCTCCGCAGCCAGTCACCAGGGAGAGGGCGACAGGCTGGCCACCCCGTCGGGAGCCTCcggccccaccctcccctctttGGCCCCGTTGGCTGAGGATGCCAGTCCCTGGGAGCAGGTGGACTGATGAGTCCCTGCCTCCTCGTGGCCACGGGAGCCAAGAGCCCCAGGACAGCATCCACATGTGCCTCTCATCCCTTcccccccaggcccaggccagaCAGGGCCACAGAGAACACATCACCAACCAAGTGACTCGGAGTCCAGGACAGTCttccccggggggcggggggtgggagaCATCAGCGTGAACCCCAACAGGGCACATGGGACACGGGAGCTGGATCTCGGCAGACCCGACGGTGTCGGGGTGGGGACACCCCAGCGCAAGTCCACCCATGTACTTCGCGTGAACCCCAGGTGCTGCGGGACTGTCCCGCCACACGCGCTTCAGGCTGGGAGCTCCTGGGAGTCCTGGTCCCCTCCCACCCTGACTCATCCCCCCACTGCCACACAGAGCCAGGAGGCCCAGGGAACCCCCTGCCACCTAGAAAGCATCAAGGGACCTACAGCCTCTGTTAGGAAGGCCAGCCCCAAAAAGGCGGAGTGAGCGCTCCGCTAGCCTCCTGGGCCCCTGACCACTGGCATACTTCTCATCCGGCCTCGTGGGAGCCAGTGGCCTGGGCATCGGGCCCGCGGCCGCCATCAGCCGGTCTCCAGGTGGGAACAGGGGGCCAGCTCCAACGTGTGCACAGACAAGCAGCTTATGGAGGTGGGGGGGCACAGTGCTGGGAACCCCGCTGTGGACCGGACAGACCGCTCCCCTTGAGCCTGGGCACCCTGCTGACTGATGCCTGATGCCTGTGCCAGTCGGGACGGCTCCTGTGGCCGCAcagacacacgtgcacacacacacatcgggTGCGGACATGCAGGACACAGCCCAGCCCGCACAGGCGCCCCTGCTCGGCCCGCCCTAGCCCCTAGGATGGCTCCTCAGCACCCAATTCTCTGGCATGCCGCCAGGCATCCAGGACTCTACTGCGGGTCCTGTAAGCTGTGTGGGAAGGGATAGCACCCCCTCATCTCACACAGGATGTCTCCACAGAACCACAGTTTAGGAACCAGCATCAACTTTAACAATCAGGCCTCAAAACTGGTAGTGAGTCCCCTTTCTCTGGGGGTGACCAAGCAGACATTGGCCACTGATCCTACAAAACGTTGGGGGATTGAGCATTTGGTCTGAGTTTCCACAAGTCCACGAGCTTGGACGGCCGTGGGTTGCCCCAGGCCAGGATGTCCCAGCCGTGgccacccccgccccggcccaGTGAACACTCCGCGCACTGATGCAGGGGCTGGCGCCCACAGGGTGAGgtgccccctgccctgggccccggCTGTGAGGTCCAGCTGCAAGCAGTGCTCCCAGAGTTTTggtccctggggcctgggcttCGAGCGCCCGAGGGCACGGACGTtaaccctcctcccacccccagggatGGGTGTGCAAGGCGCCGCGCTGACTGGGGGTCCTCAGCGTTTTTCCATCTACTCCAACAAGCACCACAggaccccccccgccccagcatgTGCCACATGCGGGCCCTGTGCAGGGGCAAGGGCTGGCTCCCACCCAGCCGCCCTCTGGGGTGCAGCTGGACAGGGAGCAGGGCCCTCCAAACTGATTCATGAATCCAAACCAGCTACCATGTGAGCACGCAGTGGAGGCACACAGGTGGAGTCAAGCACTACTGAATTATTCCTACAAAACCGTACACGTAAAGAGAGAAAGTACGTAAGTAGAATTGTAAGGATCTGTGGCCCTGGGGGTGGGTGTGCCCTATTGGAAGCTGCTGCTCAAGCCCCTGA
Protein-coding sequences here:
- the RNF166 gene encoding RING finger protein 166, yielding MTVSRNAPPTGKDRACEVQARSSAPARAPCRCRFCGECLQPCLQVPSPLCPLCRLPFDPKKVDKATHVEKQLSSYKAPCRGCNKKVTLAKMRVHVSSCMKVQEQMANCPKFVPVVPTSQPIPSAVPNRSTFTCPYCGARNLDQQELLRHCVDNHRSDPNRVVCPICSAMPWGDPSYKSANFLQHLLHRHKFSYDTFVDYSIDEEAAFQAALALSLSEN